The region AAAGAGTAGACAAAACAGATAGATACGTTAAAACAAGAACATGGTAGATCAAGAAATGTAACCAGATAATGGTAATAAGCCAATATAACATACCATTTTCCCAGAAGCAAAAATCAAAGCTGTAGTCTTTGGCTCTCTTATCCTCATGATTACTGCAGCAAAACGCTGAAGAAGAAACACACAAggaaaaattaaactatatccAAAATACAGAAACAAAATTAGTTTGAACTTCCAGTAGGCAATCagagaaaaaaacatcaaatatacTCTGacataagttttaaaatatataaatacagaGATGTAGAAAGACTAATGATATACCTTGGGGTTATATTCAGCATTACGAGCCTGCAAAGCTATGGATTTAAGATCAAGCTTGCAGTCTAAGTTCACTGTCGAGACAATGTTTCTGAAACAGAGAGacaaaaagttaaaactatGTCAGTCCACAAACACACAAACTCAAGAATCTATGAATGGTGGTGTTATATAGACAAGAGAGGACTCACTGAAGAGTTGGAATAATCCCTGAAGGATGTTTCATAAGGTCAACTGGCTGACTCCCTTCCATTCCTTGTTCAGCCATTCTCTAAACATACACAAACGGTAAACACAACCAAATTAGCTAGAGATCTCAGACACAAGCAGTTATAATTGAAACTCATGAGAATCTGCAAACATCAAAGAGACAGATAGTTTAAGTTTCAACACTTGAATCTACAAACATCCACGAGCTTATACAAATTGTTTCACAATCAGACAAGGACAAGATACTAATCGAGAAAATCTCAGATCCAATTCTAAACAGCTACGAGGAAACTGAAACCAGATCCGAGTGATTGAACCGATTAGAAACAGAGGGCAAGAATCAAAATCAAACCTTTCGTTAGATTGGAATGCGGAATCTCAAATCTAGGGTTTCGAAACCTCCAAATGATTTGAAAAGGAGAAGgatttgtgtatatatacacaaatgaaggaagagaggattTAGAGAGGGAAAAAGAGAtttgtaaatttgtaaaatgGGATTTATAAAGGGTGAAGACTCGTTTTCTATCTCTCTGCCTTTGGCTCTCTCTCTTTGGGGATGAGGTTTTGTTTCTGAGAAGGTCGCGTTTTAGATCTGAGGAGCCTTAAGACATCTTTATAGCTATATATACTTTACTAAACTACCCCTCAATCTTTTTGTCGGATGAGGGTAGTTCAGGTAAAACATGTCGAGATGTCTAATATTACTGTCTTTGCTTGAATTTAAGATGAACGACCACTCTTTGTCCGCCACGTATGATATTACAAGATATTTGTCTAATTAGGTGTGTTCAATTTCAAATtgatttacttttaaataacaTTGTTTTCAATCGTGGAGACGTTAGAAAAAAACAGTGTTTTCATTCCTTGTGAATTAAAAACGTTTTgatgtaatcttttttttttcttttcactgAACAATACTTTCATTATAGTCTTCAGCCTGATGTTGTCTAATCATGtgtccaacaaaaaaaaagatatagtctaataaaaaactaattggtttaaattcaattttaaagtattttaatcaagaaatcaataaattttataactcaaccAAAATCttgtaaaacataaaaattaaatcacttTCAGTGGTCCAATAGGTGACTTTGTATCCAATGTTTTTTCTATAGTAATGTTACTAATTATTTTGCATTCTATTTAAAAGATAGACAAGTGGACTTAAACCCATGTTCCAAGCTTCTTGCACTGCTAAACAGATGGCTAAAACATGTCCAATTATTAGCTTCAACCGCTAAAATAGTGGccaattattttaaagtattgaGTTATTAACTTTGCGGTAAAGATTAATGGGAGAGAGGTAGTGTAATATAAGTACTTCAGATCAGGCGCATACGCAAGGAGATCCAGTGAAGGGTTATTAATAAACCAACCATAAACTTCGGGGACTAAACACAAACTCATAGATTTTTGTTTACTAAAGGGTAGAGAGCATTCAACCAAATCTGGGAAGCTTATGTACAGACAACCACAGAAAAAAACACGTTAAGATTTGAACGGTGGTTTCATGACCATATCACAAAAGCTTTCGTTGTCTCAGAAACATGTTTCTTTCTTCAGTTTGTATCAGTCGATGGGTTGCTGCTGCCTTGGGACGACGAGAACAAGCTGCTAAACAGCCACGGGATTGATAATTCAATCCCATCACCATCATCGCTCTCCTCTTCTTGCTCAGTAGGGTGACTGTTCTCACTTCCTTGGCTGcttgtagaagaagaagaagacacacTTCCACCATTTGGTTCTTCAGTTCTTGCAGACTCCGTCTTGGTCTCATCCGAAGGTAACTCATACCTACAAACCGGACACGAACAATGAAGCTCAAGCCACGGGAGTAAACAGTCACCGTGGAACTTGTGCTTACAAGGCATCTCTTTACTTCCATCCCAATCACAAAATCATCCAAACAAACAGAACACTGCAGAGTATCCTCCTCTTGGATTTTGACAGTAGACAAAGACTCAACAGCTTCTTTGAGAGCTGGAGGTGTTCCGTATCTGTTGGGATCGTTGTCTGCATAACGCTGAAGCAGCGCTTCGAATCCAGGACCGATGAAATACTCGCTCAAAGAACCACCATCCACCATGATCAAGCGTCCTCTCTCTctatcaccaccaccaccaccaccaccatctccatctccgttgttgttgttgttgttctcaTCAGGTTCAAGCGTCGACCCTCCTCCTACTCCATGAAGAGATAGTCGTATAACGGAAACAGAACTTCGTCCTCTTCTTCTCCTGAGGATCTCTTGGAGCTGAGAATCCACATCGTTTCCAGCAGCTTCGTTCTCAGCCTCTGCCACGTGGTTGGGACTATCTTCAACAGTAGTCTGGTTAGGATTATTCACGAGCTGCATCAAGATGGGAGCCCAGAGAGAGGTGCTGTTTGCTCTGTGATCATCATGTTCCTCTTCGTCGGACATCTCTTCAACAAAGCCACTTGCACAAAAGGGGCATTTGATCTCAGCTTCCATAAGTGGATCCACTGTTCGAGAGCACATGTGGCACCAGTACGTCCTCCTCGTTGCGATTCCTTCTTCTTCCATGCTCGATTAATTtctcctgtttttttttatagaccAAAAAACAAACACTCAGCTTTAAGTTAACCAAACGGTTCCACAAGACACCGGATCTAGTTGCAAGACAGATCTACATCAAACCCTAGAACGAGtctccaagaaaaaaaaaccccaTTTTTTCAAGCTCAcaggagagaagaagaatatgCGTGGTATTGAGTCATAACAGAGAGGCATAAAACTTTGGAACAAATCAGAGGCAAAGGTAGTTTGAATCGAAACTCCCACAAGAAATCGATCATACTACATACGTTATGGTTCGATTCAAAACTAAATGATACGCAGAAACGTTCCATTTAACTCACAACAAAAACAATAGATTGACGAAAAGTAAGCGCTTTGTTTAAGAACCTTcgagtcttcttcctcttcaagAGCAGATGAATCTCTCtgatacctttttttttaaagctaaaACCGAAAGAAAGCGTTTAGGTTTGTGGGATTGAATTTATAGACGAGGACAGACGATAGATTCCAGATCCTTCTTGTGTGTCTTTAATAAGCTGCTGCTACTGACGACTGATTAAATATCAGAGTGGACTTGTCCcattaattaaattgaattagATTAAGATCATATGACTTTTCAAAGAAAGATTACTGAAGCAAACTCATGCATTTTCTTGGGTTTATTTTATTGGCttcaatccttttttttttaattagctCCACTTTCTCGTGGgctttactttttctttttatatataatagttattGTATGGGCTTACACGTTTTTAGGAGCACTACACTTGCTAACGGTGCGTACAAGACTCCAgtgttcttttatttattttcatgtgttCCAATAAGTTTTAGAGTGTGTGGTTCTAGTTTCAAATCGGAGAGCAAACTCCACAGTTGTGAAAACTCGACAAAAAGTCTCCAAACCGCATCAATCGTGTCCAATTTCCATACCAACTGGTTGCAAAACCGGTGTCCACACCTGGATAAAAACCATGTCTAAACCGGATGTCCATATCATCTCTCTCTGCAACATGCAACTGCAATCTTCATCATTCTCATGAGCAACTCACAAGATTCAAGCTTGGTCTATCAATATTTTTGGAATCCAGGATCATCTACTTTTAATATTCATACACAAGGACGACGAGACATCTAAATCTCAGAATCTTCACTCTCTCCATCCATTGCAACcccaaaagaaagaaattgtATCTCCATTTACACAAAAGCAAAACCGGGAAAGAATCTTATGATATGCATCAAAGTATATTCTGACTCTAACTCTAACCACACATATCCCctccaaaaaaataatgatttttcgtacaaaatgaaaaaaaacaaagtagaaACTGTGCTTACTTGTCGTCAACATATAGAATCTCATCTTCTGCCAGGTGATATATAATTCTTCTTGTCCTTTGGAAGAACATAGAGATTATTTCATGCCTTCGAACTCTAAACCTCAGCTAGCGAAGCAGTTACTTCTTGTTTCTTTAGATGCTAAAGTAGCACCACCGTTCTTGAATGTAGTTTGCTCAtaatgatgatgaagacatTCCCGGCGGTTGTTTCAGACCTTTCTCTTCCTACAAAGAAATAAAACGTGAACTGTCTTTTATCATATGTGACTGATACGAGAGAAGTAAAGGCAACAGAAACAAGACATTAGAAAAGCCACAAAAAAATGTTGAAACAATGGAGAGACTAACATCAATAGCATGCAATGATCTGGATCCGGGGGACATAATCCGAGAGGCTTCTGCAGCAGATGGTGATCCATTGTTCTCAGCTGAATAATGATTCACCTACAAAAGGATGAAAAAATTGGATTGACTGAGTGACTTCTTCAATGCTCCCATTATTTATTACTATGCAGTGTGTGTTATACTGTTATGTTATATCCTAAGTTGTTATCTTACTAAGCGCTCTTGTTATTTTGCATCTACCACAGAAGGACAAGAAGAATCATACATCTTAATTTTATCACAGAGTCAGTATATTGCATTTGCATCCACTACAGCTAAAACCGTTCAGAACAATAATCAACAATAATCAGGCATGAAGACAGTGAACAAAGCtgtaaagagagagaaaaaaaaaacaaagctgtAAAGCTCGAGTAAAAAGAGTGTACCTTTGGTGAACTCAAATTGGATTGGGCGTCATCAAAAAGAGAGGTGTAGTAGGCAGGGTCGTAGATAGAACCACCCAAGATTTcttcagcagcagcagcacctGAAGAACACTGCCTGTCaatagcagcagcagcagaagcAGGAGTTGGCGGATTCAAGAAACTGTTTCTCAAATCAGAAGAAGTGTCGACAATAGAAGCTCCCAGCCTGTAAATCTGAAACCacaagagagaggaagagagccTGACAAAGAAGCCAACCATCTCCATGGCCATCGTCAGCTTCACTGAGAATATGAAGAAGGTCCCATTCGTCTCTGCCGAAATGCTCCTGCAACAAGATCATCTTATTTGTCAATCAAAAGGCAAAGTCAAGATTAGTTCAGAGATTAGCAAGAGTGTGATTACCAAATCTCTTCGGTGAAGAGGATGAACCAGGAGACATCGAGAAGAAGAGCACAGAAGAGGAGAACGGCGTATGTGCGGCCGAGACTTTGGCTGTTGCTCTCGATAGCCACAAGCGCGAACAAGGCAATCGCTAAGTTGATGAGTAAAACGCCATTGTATAATGCGCCTAGTGATCCAATCAGCGCGCAACCAAtctggaaaagaaaaataatcacGAATCGATGAACCCTAGAGTCGATTTCGAATCAATcacgaggagagagagagagagggatgaCCTGGATGTAAATAAGGAAGACGGCGAGAGATTGGAGCTTAACGTAGTCGCGTAGCCAAGGCTGTATTCGATCTCGCAAAGAAGAACCACAAAGCATCCTCAATCAATCTCGCCTcttcataaataaatatctaCGAAGCTTCTGAATCAACGGAGAGAAGAATCGACTATTTCGCGAGAATAGAAGAGTTTGTGTTGGTGGCGGGATCACATGGAAtctcaaaagaagaagaagaaatcaaaaCAGGTAAAAGAATATATTCTCCACAGTCCCAGGCCAGGCCAGGCCAGggagattttaaaaaaatatcttcaaaaatgaaaataaaattaaaatcaaaagggACACTGGAATAACGCTGtttcttccttccttccttcctttcCCTACTCTACTAGTAGTGTTTGTTTATTGAAATTCACTTCACTTcacttcttcttttattttaagaatCACCAACATGTGATAGATCAAATCTATAATATGATAGTGGTACGCAGTCTTGACTTCACTCACTGGACTTTAATCTCTTATGGGACAAATgggtcaaaaaaaaatctagaaccACCTAATGATGGCTGAATATGAACCATTAGATCAGAATCCTTCACGTTATAATATGAACCGTCGGATGTGAAAGATGAAATATTTACAACAATGTCATTAATGAATCTTTTTCCTTAGCCGTTGGATCTTATGATCTTGTTCTGATCTTGGCCATCGGATTTCactcattttctttcttttatctcttctttttttttttttatctcaacCACTCACATCCACACAATCTTCTTTATTTCATTATCTTATTCGACTGAGTACAACTAATATAACTCGTACaactaaatatgtaaaaaaattatataactgatacataaatgttttacacataaaataaacaaacaaatattttaattggtATATAATGACAAAATTTCATCTATTTTGTCGaggtttttaatgttttgttaaattattacattacacctttagttttacattatatttttttacatttttaaagtttattaactatattagccatattattatgataaacAAACATTGAACATGTTTTTACAAAGATAGGATGTGAAAATATTGGTAAAACCCCCCGTTACTAGACATATAAAAATTGGTATAATCTTTTAGTATATATTAGATGAGTATTACTGGTACAATTGGTATAACTTTGACATTTCGGAAATTGACAAAACAAATTTGATACTACATAtgagaaaataatcaaatatatcaaTTGGTATGTACTTAAAAAGTTTATCTTGAtgtatttgaagttttgaaaaaaaaatcataaattattaCACAACTTCATAAGTTTACATGATCTACCTTATACTTTTAAGGTTTGTTAACTTGTTTGTTCACATAATTTTTGGAAAACattaatgaaattcatttttacGAAATTGATAATTTCATTGTAACGGGGCAAAGTCATATAACACATAAATAAGTGGTACCACTCAGATAATCTTATTTATAATATGGTATAACtaatattttcgattttactacCAAAGTACAACTATGAACAAACTCGCACAACTAaaaaactagtacaactatgtaTAGCCGGATGTGACCTACTTCCTCCTTTTCTCACATCTCCTTTAATTCCGAGCCACATGATCCTTTATTCTCTCATTCGGATGGGACCCATTTCCTTTTTTTCTCAACCATAGAATCATTTTCTCTTGTTTGATCATGACCATACAATTTCTCTTATTTGGATGGATATAACTAGTATAACTCGTACAACTAAACATGTtaacaaaataactaatataactaatataattaatatataaattatataattcatgTATAATATGCAACTAATGTAACTGAATCGACTAATAAATCATGTTTTACATATGAAATCCTGCTTGGATGGATTTGATGAGGACCACCGTGGACACCACCGTCGAGCATCCTCTTCTTCGCCACGACTTCAGTCATCTTTGCCGCAAAACTCTTCTTATTCACTctgtctttcttctttttttcttcttcgttGTGGCATCTTTCTTCCTCAcagtaaagtttttttttgttcatcgcTGGTGAGCCACTCTTACTCATCACCAACGCTCCCTTCTCTACTTCTTCAGGTGACTCTTGTTTTTGGGAGCCATGGTTGAATACTTTTCTGGCTCAGCATCTACCTTTTTTGCCCTGAgagcaaaaatataaagatgatTCTTTTCCGAAAATAGTACAACTAACATAACTAGTACAATTAATAAACAAATCATTaaccaaattaaatattattgaaaatataccATTCATGTATTTGATACATGCATGGAGGGGAAGATTAGACCAACATATCTTATTAATTCTACATCATCCTATTTTCTATCATCTTCATacactgaaaacaaaaaaataaatatcaccaTATTATTGCaaagttgtactagttatataTCAATTATAATGGTTATACTCAATCTATTTATACTAGTTATACTTGTTGTAGTTGTACTATTTTTACTAGTTGTACTAATCGTAGTTGTACTAGTTTGAGTTGTTCTAGTTGTATAAGTAATACTCTGCGTTCTTCTTTATCTTGAATCGTGTATATAAAAGATGAAATTTGATTATagatgatatataattaattaaatatgacTATGGATTTATCGATTTgagatataaaatagaaatttgaTGAATGGTTGAagaaaatttttgattttattttaaggtGAAAGAAtgtaaatagagaaaaaaaaggaagaataaAAAGATTAGGGTAAAAGTTAGTTCAGATTTTGGTTCTGGATCCGGGTCAGATCTGGGTTGGATAGTAATGGCATAAGttagtaaatatatttaaatcctTTGGTCTTATGGTCTTTTCTctctatttttgatttatttttaattcattttttaattgaaaatagaGGAGGTTCATTCCAGATTTTTTTTGACCTCTCTTGTCCCATTCCAGCATTTGATCCTCACTCACTCACTCCCTCTTCTTCCGTCAAACCACCTCGCTCCTCTTTCGCATCCATGTCGTCTTCTGAGTCTCCTCCTCAAGAGAAAATCACCGCTCCTTATGGTTCCTGGAAGTCTCCGATCACCGCCGACGTCGTTTCCGGCGCTTCAAAGCGTCTCGGAGGCACCGCCGTCGATTCCCGCGGACGTCTCGTCTGGCTCGAGTCTCGCCCCAATGAATCCGGGTATCTTATTTCCCTACTTGATTGATTTcagattttagaaaagaaagaaactaaaaACGCTAATTTGATGCTGCGATGATGGTTTGAAATTGAAGGAGAGAGGTATTGGTGATGgaaggagaaaaagaaggaGGAATTGATATAACACCAAAGGAGTTTGGAGTGAGGACTTTGACTCAGGAGTATGGAGGTGGTGCTTTCCGTGTTTCTTCATCCCACGATCAACTTGTTGTTTTCTCCAATTACAAAGATCAGCGTCTCTACAAGCAACACTTTGCTAACAAAGGTGATTATGATTGATATAACTAACCTCTCTCCTGAGTTAGCTAGCTTGGCAAGTTTCTCATGTTTGTTTGTTCTACTTTGTTTCAGATTCATCTCCCAAGCCAATCACCCCTGATTATGGTTCACCTGCTGTTACTTATGCTGATGGTGTCTTTGATTCCCGCTTTAACCGCTTCGTTACTGTTAGGGAAGGTTCGTTCCTTCATCTCCCTCTAATGCTTAAGTTTGTCTATTTTCCATGTAATTTATAGAACTGATCTGATTGGCTGCTGGACTTTGTAGATGGTCGCCTGGACAGATCAAACCCTATTACCACCATTGTGGAGGTCAATCTAAGTGGTGGAGACACACTTGAAGGTATCCAACTTTCTACTAGTGGATTTTAAGTAATTATTACTTgcactgatatatatataaagatagcATTCATATGGGATgtggtttatgttttttttttttgtaatacatGTGATCATTGACACTTATGAATGTATTTCTTTGTGATCCAGAACCAAAAGTTCTTGTGAGTGGCAATGATTTTTATGCCTTTCCACGATTAGACCCCAAGTGTGAGCGTTTGGCATGGATTCAATGGACTCTCCCTAATATGCCTTGGGATAAAGCTCAGCTCTGGGTTGGCTACATTTCTGAGTCCGGGTGAGAGCTTCTTCTATATCCACTGCATATGGATTACACTTGCATATGCATCTTCAGAATTTTTATTGTTCATGCTTTTATAGTTTACACTTGCATTGTTTTATTAATCAGAGAGCTCTACCTTTTCTTTTTGCAGAACTATTGATAAACGTGTATGTGTTGCTGGTTGTGATCCCGAGTATGTGGAATCTCCCACTGAGCCCAAGTGGTCACCAAGAGGTATTTCTCTGAGTCTGAGATAAAATTATGCACAAGATCTACCATTTCCATTTGTTTCTCATAAGTTTTAGGCTAAAAGGGTCTTTGACaataaaatgaattatttttcATCTGCTCTCTTGTCCTTTTCACTTGTTGCaatcatctttcttcttctaacCAATTAACAAAGATTGTGATTTCTATTGAGCAAAAGGATGATTAGCAATTTTCATGGTTGTGATGTGAGACTCTCTGACTTTATTTTGCAGGTGAACTCTTTTTTGTTACTGACCGAAAGAACGGATTTTGGAATATACATAAATGGGTAAAGAAAACTTTTCCATTTGCCACTTATACATTTAGTTTTCTAGTCTGCCTAATCAGAAGATGAAATTTTGTCACAGATTGAAAGTACCAATGAGGTTGTTTCAGTATATCCTCTAGATGGTGAGTTTACAAAACCATTATGGGTTTTCGGTACAAACTCCTACGAAATAATCGAGTGCTCTGAAGAGAAGAACCTAATTGCATGTAGCTACAGGTAATACCGAGCAAACCTAAATTTCTCTGATATTCCATGTCAGATTTGATGATCCAAAAAATTGTGCTTCTGTTTGGTAACAATTTATTGTTCCTGAATACAGGCAGAAAGGAAAGTCATATCTTGGCATTTTGGATGATTCGAAGGGTTCATGTTCTCTTCTTGATATTCCTTTAACTGATTTTGATAACATTGTAATAtatccttttcttttttccttttcaagtTTGTGTCTTTGATTCCCAATTGAATCCAAAAGTAACAGAAAAACTGTGTTTCTATTTTCAGACATTAGGTAATCAATGCCTTTATGTTGAGGGAGCATCAGCAGTTCTTCCACCATCAGTTGCCAAGGTAAAAAATGATTCACACTTTCACAGTGTATGTAGGTTTTAATTGAGGATATATTGTGTCTGATGATAGCTGTAGATTTATAGTTTCTTCTGTTAAACAGGTAACACTGGATAAGCATAAGATGAAAGCACTCAGTTCTGAGATTGTTTGGTCTTCTTCCACCGATGTTTTAAAGTACAAGTCTTTCTTCAGCGCGCCAGATTTGATTGAATTTCCAACAGAGGTTCCTGGTCAAAACGCTTATGCTTACTTTTATCCCCCAACCAATCCGCTCTACAATGCTAGCATAGAGGAGAAACCTCCATTGATAGTGAAGAGTCACGGTATGCAAATATACCCATTTGCATATGCTTTTAAACTTGTTTAGTTCAAACTTGATCATCCTAATATTGCAATCAGGTATACATGCCtctctaataaaaaaatttcaacgaTCTGAATCTACAGGAGGCCCTAGTGCTGAATCACGTGGATCCTTGAACCTGATTATCCAGTACTGGACAAGCCGAGGGTGGGCATTTGTTGATGTCAATTACGGTGGAAGCACAGGTTTGTACTACAGTTGTAtcattttttcattatattcCGCTAGAATCATACTCTATTCCATGAATGAGGAATCGCTGACCAAAATTCAAAAGGAATATGAGATAGAACGAAGAACAACATAGGTTTTGTTGCTAGAGAAGCCAGAAATTCTCTAAAACCTCACAAGGTCCCAAACCAACTCCCAAATCGCTTAACACTCCCACAAATCCACCCCTCTCTTATTTCTGATGGTCCAATTCAGTAATACATACATATGCTGGTGTACTCTGGTGTAACTCTTGTCGCATTCTTGTCAAAGAAGATTGTCTTGAGACGTCCTGTTTTCAGTATTCCATTCTCAGCATGTCTGCATACAAACGTTGGTCTATTGTGACAaaaatgttacatatattttgaaGGTTATGGTCGAGAGTATCGGGAGCGGGTGTTACGGAGGTGGGGGATTGTTGATGTGGATGACTGTTGTGGATGTGCTAAGTACTTGGTATGCATTTTCTTTGCCTATTTTATGTTGAAACAAAAATTCCAAACATGTTTGGTTTGGACAGGTATCTTCTGGAAAGGCAGATGTTAAGCGGCTCTTTATATCTGGAGGTTCTGCAGGAGGTTACACAGCTCTTACAGCATTGGCATTAAGAGATGTCTTCAAGGCTGGAGCGTCTTTATACGGGGTGAGTACACTATATAATAATACcgtaatagtaattttacacTTCTCTCTTCAAAAAACATGGTGATTGGTGCTTGAAAACCTTATGAGCAGGTAGATAATTCATATTTTGCTTTGGCTTCTTTATAATGCAGGTGGCTGACCTTAAAATGCTGAAAGAAGGTCATAAGTTTGAATCCCGCTATATCGACAGTCTTGTTGGTGAGTCAAATGCCTCAGAAGAGCTCATTTATATAtgctttaattttgttttggattAGCTGCCATAATTCTCTAGTACGTATGCAAatgtagaagaagaaaaggattTCTATGAGAGATCACCAATCAACTTCGTCGATAGGTTCTCTTGCCCCATCATCCTTTTCCAAGGATTGGAAGACaaggtttttatattttccactCTTTGCttcttgtatttttttcatCACTCTGTGTATgaagaagattgaattcatcATCGTCCGGATTTTGTTCTCCATTTTGCTAAACACATCATCCCCTTGAATCCTGCTTTTGTATTTTGGGAATACGATCTGTATCGTAATGCTGAATATGTGTTGCAGATTGTAAACCCGGATCAAACTCGTAAAATCTATCAGGCACTGAAGGAAAAAGGTGTGCCTGTTGCCCTTGTCGAGTACGAAGGAGAAGAACACGGTTTTCGTAAGGTAAACAGCTTCTTTGATCACTTTTTTGCATGTACAACGAGGAGTTTTAAAGATATCGTTATAGTAATAATAATGCAAAAGCATACT is a window of Raphanus sativus cultivar WK10039 unplaced genomic scaffold, ASM80110v3 Scaffold2685, whole genome shotgun sequence DNA encoding:
- the LOC130505904 gene encoding TATA-box-binding protein 2-like encodes the protein MAEQGMEGSQPVDLMKHPSGIIPTLQNIVSTVNLDCKLDLKSIALQARNAEYNPKRFAAVIMRIREPKTTALIFASGKMVCTGAKSEHFSKLAARKYARIVQKLGFPAKFKDFKIQNIVGSCDVKFPIRLEGLAYSHSAFSSVSASPQELYSI
- the LOC108823038 gene encoding uncharacterized protein LOC108823038; its protein translation is MLCGSSLRDRIQPWLRDYVKLQSLAVFLIYIQIGCALIGSLGALYNGVLLINLAIALFALVAIESNSQSLGRTYAVLLFCALLLDVSWFILFTEEIWSISAETNGTFFIFSVKLTMAMEMVGFFVRLSSSLLWFQIYRLGASIVDTSSDLRNSFLNPPTPASAAAAIDRQCSSGAAAAEEILGGSIYDPAYYTSLFDDAQSNLSSPKVNHYSAENNGSPSAAEASRIMSPGSRSLHAIDEEKGLKQPPGMSSSSL
- the LOC130505902 gene encoding probable dipeptidyl-peptidase 5; this translates as MSSSESPPQEKITAPYGSWKSPITADVVSGASKRLGGTAVDSRGRLVWLESRPNESGREVLVMEGEKEGGIDITPKEFGVRTLTQEYGGGAFRVSSSHDQLVVFSNYKDQRLYKQHFANKDSSPKPITPDYGSPAVTYADGVFDSRFNRFVTVREDGRLDRSNPITTIVEVNLSGGDTLEEPKVLVSGNDFYAFPRLDPKCERLAWIQWTLPNMPWDKAQLWVGYISESGTIDKRVCVAGCDPEYVESPTEPKWSPRGELFFVTDRKNGFWNIHKWIESTNEVVSVYPLDGEFTKPLWVFGTNSYEIIECSEEKNLIACSYRQKGKSYLGILDDSKGSCSLLDIPLTDFDNITLGNQCLYVEGASAVLPPSVAKVTLDKHKMKALSSEIVWSSSTDVLKYKSFFSAPDLIEFPTEVPGQNAYAYFYPPTNPLYNASIEEKPPLIVKSHGGPSAESRGSLNLIIQYWTSRGWAFVDVNYGGSTGYGREYRERVLRRWGIVDVDDCCGCAKYLVSSGKADVKRLFISGGSAGGYTALTALALRDVFKAGASLYGVADLKMLKEGHKFESRYIDSLVEEEKDFYERSPINFVDRFSCPIILFQGLEDKIVNPDQTRKIYQALKEKGVPVALVEYEGEEHGFRKAENIKYTLEQLMVFFARVVGGFQVADDITPLKIDNFDTSSDA